The Chitinimonas sp. BJYL2 genome has a segment encoding these proteins:
- a CDS encoding 3'-5' exonuclease family protein has protein sequence MPSLLDQPFVFVDLETTGANAQRDRITEVGIVEWDGNTATEWSSLVNPETTIPPFITRLTGISDAMVADAPVFATLAPDLLARLQGRVFVAHNARFDYGFLRNEFKRAGLDFKSRVVCTVKLSKKLFPGEYKHNLDAVSERNGLVVSGERHRALTDAQLIYQFLVKMKAERPRDELDAALEGISRQPSLPPGLDPDVLDDIPDSHGVYLFYGENDLPLYIGKSNNLKKRVLSHFAADTRAHKEMRISQQITRIDWIDTAGELGALLLEARLIKEQQPTHNQRLRRNTDLCAWRYQPNADGSAQPELVYGRDLDFGRQNDLFGLYTSQREATNTLRKLAEVNKLCMVALGLERASRRAGTPCFGMQIGKCRGACVGKEPLLTHQARACAVLARLKLASWPYRGMIAVKEVNAASTGADIHLIDHWCHLGTVRSEAELAELIEHPPKPVFDLDTYKLLTKHLKPGPELEIIALGGPDGAQGL, from the coding sequence ATGCCCAGCCTGCTCGACCAACCCTTTGTCTTCGTCGACCTCGAAACCACCGGGGCCAACGCCCAGCGCGATCGCATCACCGAAGTCGGCATCGTGGAGTGGGATGGCAACACTGCCACCGAGTGGAGTTCGCTGGTCAACCCTGAAACCACGATCCCGCCGTTCATCACGCGGCTTACCGGCATTAGCGACGCCATGGTGGCCGACGCGCCCGTGTTTGCTACGCTGGCGCCCGATCTGCTCGCCCGCTTGCAGGGCCGCGTGTTCGTGGCCCACAACGCGCGCTTTGATTACGGCTTTTTGCGCAATGAGTTCAAGCGCGCCGGGCTGGATTTCAAATCGCGCGTAGTGTGCACGGTCAAACTCTCCAAGAAGCTGTTTCCGGGCGAGTACAAACACAATCTGGATGCGGTGTCCGAGCGCAATGGCCTGGTCGTCAGCGGCGAGCGCCACCGGGCGCTGACCGATGCGCAGCTGATCTACCAGTTCCTGGTCAAGATGAAGGCCGAGCGGCCGCGTGATGAGCTGGATGCCGCGCTCGAAGGCATCAGCCGCCAGCCCAGCCTGCCGCCGGGGCTGGACCCCGATGTACTCGATGACATCCCGGATAGCCATGGCGTGTACCTGTTCTACGGCGAGAACGATTTGCCGCTATATATCGGCAAGAGCAACAACCTCAAGAAGCGTGTGCTCTCCCATTTTGCGGCCGATACCCGCGCCCACAAAGAGATGCGGATATCCCAGCAGATCACCCGTATCGACTGGATCGATACGGCTGGCGAGCTCGGTGCGCTGCTGCTGGAAGCGCGCTTGATCAAGGAGCAGCAGCCTACGCACAACCAGCGTTTGCGCCGCAATACCGACCTTTGCGCCTGGCGTTATCAACCCAATGCCGATGGCAGCGCGCAGCCCGAGCTCGTGTATGGCCGTGATCTGGACTTTGGCCGGCAGAACGATCTTTTCGGCCTGTACACCAGCCAGCGCGAGGCCACCAACACGCTGCGCAAGCTCGCTGAGGTGAACAAGCTCTGCATGGTGGCGCTGGGGCTGGAGCGCGCCAGCCGTCGTGCGGGTACGCCGTGTTTCGGCATGCAGATCGGCAAGTGCCGGGGTGCCTGCGTGGGGAAGGAGCCGCTACTGACGCATCAGGCCCGTGCCTGCGCCGTGCTCGCACGGCTCAAGCTCGCCAGCTGGCCGTATCGCGGCATGATTGCCGTCAAGGAAGTCAACGCGGCCAGCACGGGCGCGGATATCCACCTGATCGATCACTGGTGCCATCTGGGCACCGTGCGCAGCGAGGCCGAACTGGCTGAGTTGATCGAACACCCGCCTAAACCAGTGTTCGATCTGGATACCTACAAGCTGCTGACCAAGCATCTCAAACCCGGCCCGGAGCTGGAGATCATTGCTTTGGGCGGCCCGGATGGCGCGCAGGGCTTATAA
- a CDS encoding translocation/assembly module TamB domain-containing protein, producing MRGLHALRARWRQYLAGRTASRQTGQAASPAAVSRRFRLGPVWLELLLFMLVSGLAAFILLAASPTGTRGLFALAGQLSGGAFSVAQVQGSLWRDLVLLDIRVRTASADVRLDSARLRWQPLALLGGELRVHELALGAMAIRTRPSHEPTVVPDSLALPLSVRLQSATLVSLMVDQHPVLGSTRLRAESDGDHHQLWLDATQTPWFAASGQLRLDGHRPFAIRGHLGLQGTASDAPWQLAASLGGSLERLALKAQASGGPQGAKPFRGAMDLTLRPFASSHLGLLQAGRIDTEAMDLRVLSPRLPRTALDLQVQAQPGANPAAEQVRVDIALRNPLAGPLQSERLPLERIDARLQLDPARVTLQRFDARLGRGRLSLSGTAGTDQLALNALLEAIDLAQFGAPPMVLGGKIAVQGAPAQPRFQADIGDAQLRLVLDAALRGTDPAARLLKLESVRLLANRDGARGEVSLRGELGLAGKRRFVLDGQIKEFDPATLSTLAGHRIASGRIGATLSASGQLGAPVGGQFKLVLTPSRFNDQPLSGQATATLRGEVLQDVAVAAVLGPNRLNLQGGFGRKGDQLKVDIQMPDIGGLGPGFGGAATAQLTLAGNLRRPTIEGTARGDKLKLPGEVTLAHAELAARLDASPNKPANSPLTLRLGIDNLQAPKLTLARARFGIAGTQAAHLAELDGTGTLAGQAIDVRIRAAGALDQHTWRGRVEQLDSRGDWPIKLANPAQLVVQTSGGSLAGLDATILGGNLRISRLEWQGGQFAAKGELRAFALAEWVKRFPDVARRVDTDLVVAARFDLQGDKALSGNLVVEREAGDLALRVEDPSVKPMPLRLANARVQLDLAGHLAALALDLQSESFGWAKGRIATRFERTPAGWRPEPAAALEGRLQAEMPSLAWIGPLLGPTAKVEGKLAAEMSASGSNAVPRWFGRFNAQDVAVRMPDAGIHWHEGKVEATLDGDTAQLATLSLKAGKGGLTGAGRMALRDAGPEGALEVKFDHFAVLSRPDRNLVVSGNTSLGVLGEALTLTGKLTADEGYIEQIKSSAAVLGDDVIVLGRGSQTRPKPKPTPLTLKLDLDLGNRFVFKAYGLDARLSGSVRMSASPKQSLGGSGSLHVEEGRYAAYGQNLAITRGILTFQGPLDNPALDILAERKNLPVVVGVKILGTARAPSVSLTSDSGMTDAEKLSWLVLGRGSASGGGDADLLITAADALLSAGESVGLRQQMAGKLGLDDISLGRSDAYTDTSKTDAAGNALAGRVVSLGKRLSDRAYVSYEQSLDGVGYAVKLSYQLTRRVSVALTTGLTSSVDVLYSWTFD from the coding sequence ATGCGCGGCTTGCATGCCTTGCGGGCAAGGTGGCGGCAGTATCTGGCCGGGCGCACGGCTTCGCGTCAGACAGGGCAAGCTGCGTCACCGGCAGCGGTTTCGCGGCGTTTCCGCCTCGGGCCGGTGTGGCTGGAGCTATTGCTGTTCATGCTGGTAAGTGGCCTCGCAGCGTTCATCCTGCTGGCGGCCAGCCCTACCGGTACACGTGGCTTGTTTGCGCTGGCGGGCCAGCTATCGGGTGGGGCGTTCAGCGTGGCGCAAGTGCAGGGCAGCCTGTGGCGCGATCTGGTGCTTCTGGATATACGTGTCCGCACCGCCAGTGCCGATGTCCGGCTCGACAGCGCCCGCTTGCGCTGGCAACCGTTGGCCCTGCTGGGCGGGGAGTTGCGTGTCCACGAACTGGCGCTGGGCGCCATGGCGATCCGCACCCGGCCCAGCCATGAACCCACGGTGGTGCCCGACTCCCTGGCGCTCCCGTTAAGCGTCAGGCTGCAATCCGCCACACTGGTCAGCCTGATGGTGGATCAGCATCCTGTGCTGGGGTCCACGCGTTTGCGCGCCGAGAGCGATGGCGATCATCACCAGCTCTGGCTCGACGCGACGCAAACCCCCTGGTTTGCCGCCAGCGGCCAGTTGCGGCTCGATGGCCACCGGCCATTTGCCATCCGGGGCCATCTGGGTCTGCAAGGCACGGCCAGCGATGCGCCCTGGCAGCTGGCGGCCTCACTGGGTGGCAGCCTGGAGCGGCTGGCACTCAAGGCCCAAGCCAGTGGCGGTCCGCAGGGCGCCAAACCATTCCGTGGCGCGATGGATCTCACACTCAGACCGTTTGCCAGCAGCCATCTGGGCTTGCTGCAGGCGGGCCGTATCGATACCGAAGCCATGGATCTGCGCGTGCTGTCCCCGCGCCTGCCCCGCACCGCGCTCGACCTACAGGTTCAGGCCCAACCCGGGGCCAACCCCGCGGCCGAGCAGGTGCGGGTAGACATTGCGCTGCGCAATCCGCTGGCCGGCCCCCTGCAGAGCGAACGCTTGCCGCTGGAACGCATCGACGCACGGCTACAACTTGACCCCGCCCGCGTGACGCTGCAGCGCTTTGATGCCCGGCTAGGGCGTGGCCGGCTCAGTCTCAGTGGCACGGCCGGCACCGATCAACTCGCGCTCAATGCGCTGTTGGAGGCCATCGACCTCGCCCAGTTCGGGGCGCCCCCCATGGTGCTGGGCGGCAAGATTGCCGTGCAGGGGGCACCAGCGCAACCCAGGTTCCAGGCCGATATCGGTGACGCCCAGCTTCGCTTGGTGCTCGATGCCGCCTTGCGTGGCACCGATCCCGCCGCGCGTCTGCTCAAACTGGAGAGTGTGCGCCTGCTGGCGAACCGCGATGGCGCCCGTGGCGAAGTCAGTCTGCGTGGGGAACTCGGTCTCGCAGGCAAGCGCCGCTTCGTGCTCGATGGGCAGATCAAGGAGTTTGATCCCGCCACCCTGAGCACGCTGGCTGGCCACCGGATTGCCTCCGGGCGTATCGGTGCCACGCTCTCGGCCAGTGGCCAGCTTGGGGCGCCAGTGGGTGGGCAATTCAAGCTGGTGCTGACGCCCAGCCGCTTCAACGATCAGCCTCTGTCGGGACAGGCGACGGCCACCTTGCGCGGCGAGGTGCTGCAGGATGTGGCCGTGGCCGCCGTGCTGGGTCCCAATCGGCTCAATCTGCAGGGCGGTTTTGGCCGCAAGGGCGATCAGCTGAAGGTGGATATCCAGATGCCCGATATCGGCGGTCTGGGCCCCGGTTTTGGCGGAGCCGCCACGGCGCAACTCACGCTGGCGGGCAACTTGCGCCGCCCCACCATAGAGGGCACGGCGCGGGGCGACAAACTCAAGCTGCCCGGCGAGGTCACGCTGGCACATGCGGAGCTGGCTGCGCGACTCGATGCCAGCCCGAACAAGCCGGCCAACAGCCCCTTGACCCTGCGGCTGGGCATCGACAACCTGCAGGCCCCCAAACTCACGCTGGCGCGCGCGCGCTTTGGCATTGCTGGCACCCAGGCGGCCCATCTGGCAGAGCTGGACGGTACCGGCACGCTGGCGGGGCAAGCCATTGATGTCCGTATCCGTGCTGCAGGTGCACTGGATCAGCACACCTGGCGCGGCCGCGTCGAGCAGCTTGATAGCCGTGGCGACTGGCCGATCAAGCTCGCGAACCCGGCGCAACTGGTGGTGCAGACCAGTGGTGGCAGCCTGGCCGGGCTGGACGCGACCATACTTGGCGGCAATCTGCGCATCAGCCGTCTGGAATGGCAGGGTGGGCAGTTTGCTGCCAAGGGCGAGTTGCGTGCGTTTGCACTGGCCGAGTGGGTAAAGCGTTTCCCCGATGTGGCCCGGCGTGTCGATACCGATCTGGTGGTGGCTGCGCGGTTTGATCTGCAGGGCGACAAAGCGCTATCGGGCAACTTGGTGGTGGAGCGCGAAGCCGGCGATCTGGCCCTGCGGGTGGAGGACCCCAGCGTCAAACCCATGCCGCTGCGCTTGGCCAACGCACGGGTCCAGCTGGATCTGGCGGGCCATCTGGCCGCCCTTGCGCTGGATCTGCAATCCGAATCGTTTGGTTGGGCCAAGGGCCGGATTGCGACCCGGTTCGAGCGCACCCCCGCGGGCTGGCGCCCCGAGCCCGCTGCGGCACTGGAAGGCCGTTTGCAGGCCGAGATGCCCTCCTTGGCGTGGATAGGCCCGCTGTTGGGCCCTACCGCCAAGGTCGAGGGCAAGCTCGCGGCCGAGATGAGTGCCAGTGGCAGCAATGCTGTCCCGCGCTGGTTTGGCCGCTTCAATGCGCAGGATGTGGCAGTGCGCATGCCGGATGCCGGCATCCATTGGCACGAAGGCAAGGTCGAAGCCACGCTCGATGGTGACACCGCACAGCTCGCCACGCTCTCGCTCAAGGCGGGCAAGGGCGGCCTCACCGGAGCAGGCCGCATGGCCCTGCGCGATGCCGGCCCCGAAGGCGCGCTGGAAGTGAAGTTTGATCACTTTGCCGTGCTGAGCCGGCCTGACCGTAACCTGGTGGTCTCCGGCAACACCAGCTTGGGCGTGCTGGGCGAGGCACTCACGCTGACGGGTAAGCTCACTGCGGACGAAGGCTATATCGAGCAGATCAAGAGCAGCGCGGCCGTGCTCGGCGACGATGTGATCGTGCTGGGTCGCGGTTCGCAAACCAGACCCAAGCCCAAACCCACGCCGCTGACACTGAAGCTGGACCTCGATCTGGGGAACCGCTTCGTTTTCAAGGCCTATGGTCTGGACGCGCGTTTGTCCGGATCAGTACGCATGTCGGCCAGCCCGAAGCAATCGTTGGGTGGCAGTGGCTCACTGCATGTGGAGGAAGGCCGCTATGCCGCTTACGGCCAGAATCTGGCCATCACCCGCGGCATTCTGACCTTTCAGGGGCCGCTCGATAATCCGGCGCTCGACATTCTGGCCGAACGCAAGAACCTGCCGGTGGTGGTGGGGGTGAAGATACTCGGTACCGCCCGCGCACCGAGCGTATCGCTGACTTCCGACAGCGGCATGACCGACGCAGAAAAGCTCTCCTGGCTGGTGTTGGGCCGGGGTTCGGCCAGCGGCGGAGGGGACGCCGATTTGCTGATTACCGCGGCGGATGCCTTGCTGTCGGCTGGCGAGTCAGTGGGTCTGCGTCAGCAAATGGCGGGTAAGCTGGGGCTCGACGACATCAGCCTGGGCCGCTCGGATGCCTATACCGATACCAGTAAGACCGATGCCGCCGGCAATGCCCTGGCGGGGCGGGTGGTGAGCCTGGGCAAGCGTTTGTCGGATCGTGCCTATGTGAGCTACGAACAGTCGCTCGATGGCGTGGGCTATGCGGTGAAGCTCAGTTACCAGCTGACGCGGCGGGTATCGGTCGCGCTGACCACGGGTCTCACCAGCTCGGTGGATGTGCTGTACTCGTGGACGTTTGACTGA
- a CDS encoding autotransporter assembly complex family protein translates to MLATLPIVLPKTSRLSLLIAALLSTPLLAAGLDYRVDIDAPGDFDTLLEDNLGIVRWQGSDYLDREQLDRLYAATPAEIQTLLAPQGYFRPKIESRMVTEGQGLRVRFKVIPGEQALIHDVDVRVEGPIRDEPDFQPRWAELLEVWPLPMGAYFTQPDWDAAKRRGLQAMVIDRFPAASIADSTARIDPDKDAAELSVVYHSGPRFTLGQTEINGLKQYPRVLVERLQTFAPGEPYSQQKLLDFQTALQNTPYFSNVFLDVPIDPAKPDNVPVRVELTEAPRYKTEAGIGYDTDKGPRTSLALRDNNLRGRGWIGDVGVKLQQREQTFNAGVQLPPDDDAYRYGASFKLNREDVSGLITTTRTLGTQRSRLKGRIEVTQALQYTLSNEYIQGLPAERNAALVLSQSWTRNALDVPNDPRRGMLLSWQFGGAAKALLSDSNFVRAWGRAAWYTPLGEAGLVLLRGEAGQVLTDSTASIPTDWLFRAGGSGSVRGYAYQSLGPRDEGSGAVLGGRVLATGSAEYQHRIVGKWRGAVFADVGGAAYDWLQFKAVKGVGVGARWASPVGPVALDLGYGLDERKLRFHFSLGAGF, encoded by the coding sequence ATGCTCGCTACACTGCCCATCGTGCTGCCCAAAACTTCCCGCTTGTCCTTGCTGATCGCCGCGCTGCTGAGCACTCCGCTGCTTGCGGCCGGACTCGACTACCGGGTGGATATCGATGCGCCCGGCGATTTCGATACCTTGCTGGAGGATAACCTCGGCATCGTGCGCTGGCAGGGCAGTGATTATCTTGATCGCGAACAGCTGGATCGCCTCTATGCAGCCACGCCGGCTGAAATCCAGACCCTGCTGGCGCCGCAGGGCTATTTCCGCCCCAAGATCGAATCGCGCATGGTCACCGAGGGCCAAGGTCTGCGCGTGCGCTTCAAGGTCATCCCCGGCGAGCAGGCGCTGATCCATGATGTGGATGTGCGCGTGGAAGGCCCGATCCGCGACGAACCTGATTTCCAGCCGCGCTGGGCCGAACTGCTCGAAGTGTGGCCGCTGCCCATGGGTGCCTACTTTACCCAGCCCGATTGGGATGCCGCCAAGCGGCGCGGCCTGCAGGCCATGGTCATCGACCGCTTCCCCGCGGCCAGCATTGCCGACAGCACGGCGCGCATCGACCCTGACAAAGACGCCGCCGAACTCTCGGTGGTCTATCACTCCGGTCCGCGTTTCACCTTGGGGCAGACCGAGATCAACGGCCTCAAGCAGTACCCGCGCGTGCTCGTCGAGCGCTTGCAGACCTTTGCGCCGGGGGAGCCCTATAGCCAGCAGAAGCTGCTGGATTTCCAGACCGCGCTGCAGAACACGCCGTACTTCTCCAATGTGTTCCTGGATGTGCCGATTGATCCAGCCAAGCCCGATAACGTGCCGGTACGCGTCGAACTCACCGAGGCCCCGCGCTACAAGACCGAAGCCGGTATCGGCTACGACACCGACAAAGGCCCGCGCACCAGTCTGGCCCTGCGCGACAACAATCTGCGCGGCCGTGGCTGGATAGGCGATGTGGGGGTGAAGCTGCAGCAGCGTGAGCAGACCTTCAACGCCGGGGTGCAATTGCCGCCTGATGATGATGCCTATCGCTACGGCGCCAGTTTCAAACTGAACCGTGAAGATGTATCCGGCCTGATCACCACGACGCGCACCCTCGGTACGCAACGCAGCCGGCTCAAGGGCCGGATTGAAGTCACTCAGGCCTTGCAATACACCTTGTCCAACGAATACATCCAGGGCTTGCCGGCTGAACGCAACGCCGCCTTGGTGCTATCGCAATCCTGGACCCGCAATGCACTGGATGTACCGAATGACCCGCGCCGCGGCATGCTGCTGAGCTGGCAGTTTGGCGGAGCAGCCAAAGCATTGCTGTCGGACAGTAACTTCGTGCGTGCGTGGGGGCGTGCCGCCTGGTATACGCCGCTGGGCGAAGCGGGTCTGGTGTTGTTGCGTGGCGAGGCCGGGCAGGTGCTCACCGACAGCACGGCCTCCATCCCTACCGACTGGCTGTTCCGTGCTGGCGGATCGGGTTCGGTGCGTGGCTATGCCTACCAATCCCTCGGCCCGCGCGACGAAGGCAGTGGTGCCGTGCTCGGCGGCCGGGTGTTGGCCACGGGTAGCGCGGAATATCAGCACCGCATCGTGGGCAAGTGGCGTGGTGCCGTGTTTGCCGATGTGGGTGGTGCAGCCTATGACTGGTTGCAGTTCAAGGCCGTCAAAGGCGTGGGCGTCGGGGCGCGCTGGGCCAGCCCGGTGGGACCGGTGGCGCTAGATCTGGGCTATGGCCTGGATGAGCGCAAATTGCGCTTTCACTTTTCGCTCGGGGCCGGGTTCTGA
- a CDS encoding putative metalloprotease CJM1_0395 family protein: MNIAGSTNSLYTTARLHTPGCSCSLCSPAPVDTASKLEEPGKLSTESTRVKLGSELSSEEEQQIAKLRARDRQVRQHEQAHMAAAAGLAVSAPSYTYQRGPDGVSYAIGGEVSIDVSPGRTPEETLEKAQQIERAALAPKDPSGQDQAVAAQARQMAQEARIELSTQDKEEAGAANADPASTASASAQQDDTRSNRASRAYAAQQSPTLQPSLISAYA, from the coding sequence ATGAACATCGCCGGTTCCACCAACTCGCTCTACACCACCGCCCGGCTGCACACGCCGGGTTGTAGCTGCTCGCTGTGCAGCCCGGCACCGGTCGACACCGCCAGCAAGCTCGAAGAACCCGGCAAGCTCAGCACCGAAAGCACCCGCGTCAAACTGGGTAGTGAACTCTCGTCCGAGGAAGAACAGCAGATCGCCAAGCTGCGCGCCCGTGATCGCCAGGTGCGTCAGCACGAACAGGCACATATGGCTGCCGCCGCAGGTTTGGCCGTATCCGCCCCCAGCTATACCTATCAGCGCGGGCCGGATGGCGTCAGCTATGCCATCGGTGGCGAAGTCAGCATTGATGTTTCGCCGGGCCGCACGCCCGAAGAAACACTCGAAAAAGCCCAGCAGATCGAGCGCGCCGCGCTGGCACCCAAAGATCCCTCGGGCCAGGATCAGGCTGTGGCCGCGCAAGCCCGGCAGATGGCGCAGGAAGCGCGCATCGAACTGAGCACGCAGGACAAGGAAGAGGCTGGCGCAGCCAACGCCGACCCAGCCTCGACGGCCTCGGCATCAGCGCAACAAGACGACACGCGCAGCAATCGCGCCAGCCGGGCCTATGCCGCGCAGCAATCCCCCACCCTTCAGCCCTCGCTGATCAGCGCCTACGCCTAG